The Pyrobaculum sp. 3827-6 genome has a segment encoding these proteins:
- the rpsJ gene encoding 30S ribosomal protein S10, whose amino-acid sequence MSLAARRKVRIRLYGTNPADVEQVAREIVDLAKKMGVQVRGPIPLPTRRLVVTVRRAPSGQGYHTYDHWEMRISKRLIDIEASERVLRRLMTIRVPDTVKIELQLV is encoded by the coding sequence ATGTCTCTAGCCGCGAGGAGGAAGGTGAGGATAAGGCTCTACGGCACTAACCCCGCGGATGTGGAGCAGGTTGCCAGGGAGATCGTCGACTTGGCTAAGAAGATGGGGGTCCAGGTGAGGGGGCCTATTCCACTGCCCACGAGGCGCCTCGTGGTGACTGTGAGGAGGGCGCCGTCTGGCCAGGGCTACCACACCTACGACCACTGGGAGATGCGCATATCCAAGCGCCTTATAGACATCGAGGCGTCCGAGAGGGTGCTCAGGAGGCTGATGACGATTAGGGTGCCCGACACGGTTAAGATAGAGCTTCAGCTCGTCTAA
- a CDS encoding dihydrodipicolinate synthase family protein, with amino-acid sequence MKLEGVIVATVTPFTKDGVNYEGLRLLLSKIVEAGYHGVFPTSSTGEVTKLTVEERVRVMQLAKEAAGGRALVVGGTGTGDHVSTIEVARRYRDVGVDLLLITPPYYIQYDWAALYAFYKKVLDKVDMPVILYTIPLATGYNIPVEVFELVANEYSQVVGVKDSSGDFRYHLDLIHLLGRRLSVLQGLDMLFVPSLLMGAHGGVLAGPNFLGGLTLKEYQLVREGKVAEAVELHNKLMPLWRFMGGCGLVGKLGGKWPTLYKLAAQLVHGVDMGPPREPLPPVDDKDVKELQKLLKELGLI; translated from the coding sequence ATGAAGTTGGAGGGGGTTATCGTGGCCACGGTGACGCCCTTTACAAAAGACGGGGTTAACTACGAGGGGCTTAGGCTCCTCCTTTCAAAAATTGTGGAGGCGGGGTACCACGGCGTGTTCCCCACATCCTCAACCGGGGAGGTCACCAAGCTGACTGTTGAGGAGAGGGTGAGGGTTATGCAGTTGGCTAAGGAGGCGGCGGGGGGGAGGGCGCTGGTGGTGGGGGGCACGGGGACTGGTGACCACGTCTCGACGATAGAGGTGGCTAGGAGGTATAGAGACGTGGGGGTGGATCTCCTCTTGATCACGCCGCCTTACTACATCCAGTACGACTGGGCCGCCCTCTACGCCTTCTACAAAAAGGTGCTCGACAAGGTGGACATGCCCGTCATTCTCTACACCATCCCCCTGGCCACGGGGTACAACATCCCCGTGGAGGTCTTTGAGCTTGTTGCCAACGAATACAGCCAGGTGGTGGGGGTTAAGGACAGCTCTGGCGACTTCCGCTACCACCTAGACCTAATCCACCTACTGGGGAGGAGGCTCTCCGTACTGCAGGGTCTGGACATGTTGTTTGTGCCGTCGCTGTTGATGGGGGCCCACGGCGGCGTCTTGGCGGGTCCCAACTTCCTAGGCGGTCTGACCCTCAAGGAGTACCAGCTGGTGAGAGAGGGGAAGGTGGCTGAGGCCGTGGAGCTACACAACAAGCTGATGCCGCTGTGGAGGTTTATGGGTGGTTGCGGCTTGGTGGGGAAGCTGGGCGGCAAGTGGCCTACCCTATACAAGCTCGCGGCTCAGCTAGTCCACGGCGTGGACATGGGCCCGCCGAGGGAGCCCCTCCCGCCTGTGGACGACAAAGACGTGAAGGAGCTTCAGAAGCTTTTGAAGGAGCTGGGGCTTATATAG
- a CDS encoding DNA repair exonuclease produces MKILHISDAHLGRAQYGLPEREEDYYNAFREALARGRSADAVLVTGDLFDTRRPPTRAVLRFVEAVEGVGVPIYLIGGNHDFSYVRYRAEAEGCAGGHCHMDTVLKLLDRLRLGRLLCWDSADLGGVWIFGACATPRDYAGEYKRLLQRAPPGAVLAIHQAIEGVRARYPAEEDDFTMPQSVFQGLSHLHIAAGHVHDHFARHPLGAVWAGSLEVWDVGEFETWDYAGRFEKSEERAPKGAVLIDVSGRAVSLRAIPLPGSRPLYRVRLHVRDAGELQRAVEEAARLFDKPGAVVRVEVWGTLEEGVKTRQLAAYFTKALHVDVADRTSAPQRAVALRGSAMEELWRLLRERLGEGAEVVVKAMEYLREGEREAAYRLVLKALYD; encoded by the coding sequence ATGAAGATTCTACACATCTCCGACGCCCACCTTGGGAGGGCGCAGTACGGCCTCCCGGAGCGGGAGGAGGATTACTACAACGCCTTCCGCGAGGCCTTGGCGAGGGGGAGGTCGGCAGACGCCGTGTTGGTGACGGGGGATCTCTTCGACACTAGGAGGCCCCCGACGAGGGCGGTGCTCCGCTTCGTGGAGGCGGTGGAGGGCGTCGGGGTGCCCATATACCTCATCGGGGGGAACCACGACTTCAGCTACGTGCGGTATAGGGCTGAGGCGGAGGGGTGCGCCGGGGGGCACTGCCACATGGATACCGTGTTGAAGTTGCTCGACAGGCTGAGGCTGGGGAGGCTGTTGTGTTGGGACTCAGCGGATCTAGGCGGCGTGTGGATATTCGGCGCATGCGCCACGCCACGGGACTACGCCGGCGAATACAAGAGGCTGTTGCAGAGGGCCCCGCCCGGCGCCGTCTTAGCCATCCACCAAGCCATCGAGGGGGTAAGGGCGAGGTACCCGGCCGAGGAGGACGACTTCACAATGCCCCAGTCGGTTTTCCAGGGGCTCTCCCACCTCCACATAGCCGCCGGGCACGTCCACGACCACTTCGCGAGGCACCCCCTTGGCGCCGTCTGGGCGGGGTCGCTGGAGGTGTGGGACGTGGGGGAGTTCGAGACGTGGGACTACGCCGGCAGGTTTGAGAAGAGCGAGGAGAGGGCGCCTAAGGGCGCGGTTCTGATTGACGTGTCTGGGAGGGCGGTGTCGCTAAGGGCAATACCGCTACCGGGGAGCAGGCCGCTTTACCGGGTGAGGCTTCACGTAAGGGACGCCGGCGAGTTGCAGAGGGCTGTGGAGGAGGCGGCCCGGCTTTTCGACAAGCCCGGGGCGGTGGTTAGGGTGGAGGTGTGGGGCACCTTGGAGGAGGGGGTGAAGACTAGGCAGCTGGCGGCTTACTTCACCAAGGCGTTGCATGTAGACGTGGCGGACCGCACCTCCGCGCCGCAGAGGGCGGTGGCTCTCCGGGGCTCGGCCATGGAGGAGTTGTGGAGACTGTTGCGGGAGAGGCTGGGGGAGGGCGCCGAGGTGGTGGTTAAGGCTATGGAGTATCTGAGGGAGGGGGAGCGGGAGGCGGCCTATAGACTCGTCCTCAAGGCGCTGTATGATTAG
- a CDS encoding DNA double-strand break repair nuclease NurA, giving the protein MFIASARGRLREYLLKRSSEEYPIDALADKILYRAVGGEASEARTAGVDGGIGVVRLANGHEVILARAAAVGPDFIEREFVADVASVDSSSLPWAYLVIAESLAGVRALERHGVDVLLMDGSLYAKVVRLVHNLILAREFQNLYYVPELATALYTLARLLRTARERGARLVFVSKDHSYKLLKEHVIFEKLSERWSDYVFQRGLQWYSVLWIRRFRKELLDKYKMARSYDYEGARLLALLITPSVTDSELLARVLPEGHYTVPMLVGGCDAYMNYKGLSTVEKLVKAAEDRLEDSLIFRLKDQFSQNVVEYVREALEEVPKIYFFYVRLGRDDAPLLVEVPADGTKMFDGASVKAFYPPARVEYVVSLLARQYRDPLHYNTWLWYAHSVASFKGSQLSEYAVYIKNMAEELGMARRVKMAWGL; this is encoded by the coding sequence ATGTTTATAGCGTCGGCTAGGGGGAGGCTACGCGAGTATTTGCTAAAACGCTCTAGTGAGGAGTACCCCATCGACGCGTTGGCCGATAAGATCTTGTACAGAGCGGTTGGCGGGGAGGCCTCGGAGGCGCGCACCGCCGGGGTAGACGGGGGGATAGGAGTGGTGAGGCTCGCCAACGGGCATGAGGTAATCCTCGCCAGAGCCGCCGCTGTTGGGCCGGATTTCATCGAGAGGGAGTTCGTGGCCGACGTGGCCTCTGTGGACTCCAGCTCCCTGCCCTGGGCCTATCTGGTAATCGCCGAGTCGCTGGCTGGGGTACGGGCTTTGGAGAGGCACGGCGTCGACGTCCTGCTTATGGACGGCTCGCTGTACGCCAAGGTGGTGAGGCTTGTACACAACCTAATCCTGGCCAGGGAGTTCCAGAACTTGTACTACGTGCCGGAGCTGGCCACGGCGCTGTACACCCTGGCGCGTCTTTTGAGGACGGCGCGGGAGAGGGGGGCGAGGCTTGTGTTCGTGTCTAAGGACCACAGCTACAAGCTTCTAAAGGAACACGTCATTTTTGAAAAGCTGAGCGAGCGGTGGAGCGACTACGTGTTTCAGAGGGGTCTTCAGTGGTATTCCGTCCTCTGGATCCGGCGGTTTAGGAAAGAGCTTCTCGACAAGTACAAGATGGCGAGGTCCTACGACTACGAAGGCGCCAGGTTGCTGGCCCTCTTAATAACGCCCTCTGTCACAGATTCGGAGCTACTCGCCCGGGTGTTGCCAGAGGGGCACTACACAGTCCCCATGCTGGTGGGGGGTTGCGACGCGTATATGAACTACAAGGGGCTCTCCACAGTGGAGAAGTTGGTGAAGGCGGCTGAGGATAGGCTTGAGGATTCCCTCATCTTCAGGCTGAAGGATCAGTTTAGCCAAAACGTGGTGGAGTACGTAAGGGAGGCCCTCGAGGAGGTGCCCAAGATCTACTTCTTCTACGTGAGGCTGGGGAGGGACGACGCCCCCCTCCTGGTGGAGGTGCCGGCGGATGGAACTAAGATGTTCGACGGGGCCTCTGTAAAGGCCTTCTACCCACCTGCGAGGGTGGAGTACGTGGTTAGCCTCTTGGCGAGGCAATATAGAGACCCGCTTCACTACAACACGTGGCTGTGGTATGCCCACTCCGTGGCGTCTTTCAAGGGGAGCCAGCTGTCCGAGTACGCGGTGTACATCAAGAACATGGCTGAGGAGCTGGGGATGGCTAGGAGGGTTAAGATGGCCTGGGGGTTATGA
- the prf1 gene encoding peptide chain release factor aRF-1 has product MGMNRPPNGVYYIKTPVELRAFINLLKKFRGYATTLITLYINAERPMPDVLNLLRSEWSTASNIKDKTTRTHVQDTLERITNNLKGEAKAPENGMAVFAGFHMINQGNYEWVYYVVVPPQPINTFKYICDTAFHTEILEDQLHAGVVYGIVVVERGEAVIALLKGGQWEVVKTVEFFVPGKHSAGGQSANRYKRQTEHLAEAFYKLVAEEVNKIFLQIPTLKGIIVGGPGPTKEDFLEEGGLDYRLKDKVLAVVPACCANEYGVTEAIRNAQEALKESEYVKAKEVMDRVMYYAVKKSDYLVYGRERALKALETGMAEVVVVAEELGEDAVLEAVMKAEEKGVRVEVIPRGVEESKTLMQAFGGYVAILSTPVWVFEQQMAQAAEAAQ; this is encoded by the coding sequence CTGGGCATGAACAGGCCGCCTAACGGCGTTTACTACATCAAGACGCCGGTGGAGCTCAGGGCATTTATCAACCTGCTTAAAAAGTTTCGGGGCTACGCCACTACCCTAATCACTCTGTACATAAACGCAGAGAGGCCCATGCCCGACGTACTCAACCTACTCAGGTCTGAGTGGTCGACAGCCTCTAACATAAAGGACAAGACTACGAGGACACACGTCCAGGACACCTTGGAGCGGATTACGAATAACTTGAAGGGGGAGGCCAAGGCGCCGGAGAACGGCATGGCGGTTTTCGCAGGCTTCCACATGATTAACCAGGGGAACTACGAGTGGGTTTACTACGTCGTGGTGCCTCCCCAGCCGATAAACACCTTCAAGTACATATGCGACACCGCCTTCCACACCGAGATTTTGGAGGATCAGCTACACGCCGGCGTCGTCTACGGCATAGTGGTTGTGGAGAGGGGGGAGGCCGTGATAGCCCTCCTCAAGGGGGGCCAGTGGGAGGTGGTCAAGACGGTGGAGTTCTTCGTCCCGGGTAAGCACAGCGCCGGCGGCCAGTCGGCGAACCGCTACAAGAGGCAGACGGAGCACCTAGCAGAGGCCTTCTACAAGCTGGTGGCCGAGGAGGTGAACAAGATATTTCTACAGATACCCACGCTGAAGGGGATAATCGTGGGCGGCCCCGGCCCCACCAAGGAGGACTTCTTAGAGGAGGGGGGCCTCGACTACCGCCTAAAGGACAAGGTCCTAGCGGTCGTGCCGGCTTGTTGCGCCAATGAGTACGGCGTCACCGAGGCCATCAGAAACGCCCAGGAGGCGCTTAAGGAGAGCGAATATGTCAAGGCTAAGGAGGTTATGGACAGGGTTATGTACTACGCGGTGAAGAAAAGCGACTACCTTGTATACGGCAGGGAGAGGGCCCTCAAGGCTTTGGAAACCGGCATGGCCGAGGTGGTGGTGGTGGCGGAGGAGCTGGGCGAAGACGCGGTGCTGGAGGCCGTGATGAAGGCCGAGGAGAAGGGGGTGAGGGTGGAGGTGATACCCCGCGGCGTCGAGGAGTCCAAAACCCTGATGCAGGCCTTCGGAGGCTACGTGGCTATACTATCTACGCCGGTCTGGGTCTTTGAGCAACAGATGGCCCAGGCGGCAGAGGCGGCGCAGTAG
- a CDS encoding SMC family ATPase translates to MIRRVELLNFKAHGKASVRFGEGVNFIYGPNGSGKTSIMEAVSVALFGSQWVKRAGGRWSDYLKRGASSGEVRLHLVHAGAELLVVRRFGEGGTVPSGTYLAVNGAVVARGDSDVTAALAARLGLGVEEYRQLLYIRQGELRRILQEAEYLDRVLRLDEFDKLDEVLREVLNELRARRERVGGRAEELEKRAQFLKTRVDALRRELAELEVRLRGLESVKNQYAEVKERYAKLRERHVSLAKEREALEKKLEELAQTSLDAEREIERLEAELVEVKRAREELRSLPQIGDVEKEYFELRQLVAAAERVPQEVRSYDPARLEEARRRAEDAARRLAEVRSRLELLRDVVRLAGRAEGGVCPVCGSPLRPEAVRRHELEVAGLEREERRLAELVEELRGEVKRLEALDKLYHANKDYVKVDLAAARRRLAELEKAYNEKREVEKRRAYLTALVEREGDVEKRLAEARRRLAEAEAKVGEVGERLREVEKEAEEVERELRETEATYSQLEEKFKEYNILSGRVDTLRRQLEEAERELGSIAGELEKAKTELAKLDGALGKAKNMRAALGEVKPMARQILLRAINEELNHVFLKLRHKESFKSAHLADSNGRYVVRVATPTGYIEHGLLSLGEQNLLALSLRVALARALLGGAPFMMFDEPTEHLDEHHRRKIVELIRELTSVVPTVIVTSHLGEFEEVADQVIQL, encoded by the coding sequence ATGATTAGGCGGGTTGAGCTACTCAACTTCAAGGCGCATGGAAAGGCGTCTGTGCGCTTCGGCGAGGGGGTGAACTTCATATACGGCCCAAACGGCTCGGGCAAGACGTCGATAATGGAGGCAGTCTCCGTCGCCCTCTTCGGCTCCCAGTGGGTTAAGAGAGCGGGGGGTAGGTGGTCCGACTACCTCAAAAGGGGGGCCTCGTCGGGGGAGGTGAGGCTGCACCTCGTCCACGCCGGGGCCGAGCTTCTCGTGGTAAGGAGGTTCGGCGAGGGGGGCACCGTCCCCTCCGGCACGTACCTCGCGGTGAACGGCGCCGTGGTGGCGAGGGGTGACAGCGACGTAACCGCCGCGCTCGCCGCGAGGCTGGGGCTGGGGGTCGAGGAGTATAGACAGCTACTCTACATCCGCCAGGGGGAGCTCCGGCGGATTCTACAAGAGGCCGAGTACCTAGACCGGGTGCTGAGGCTAGACGAATTCGACAAGCTGGACGAGGTGCTGAGGGAGGTGTTAAACGAGCTCAGGGCCAGGAGGGAGAGGGTGGGCGGCAGAGCCGAGGAGCTTGAGAAGAGGGCCCAGTTCCTCAAGACCCGCGTAGACGCCCTTAGGCGGGAGCTCGCCGAGCTGGAGGTGAGGCTGAGGGGGCTTGAGTCTGTCAAAAACCAGTACGCCGAGGTGAAGGAGAGGTACGCCAAGCTGAGGGAGCGCCACGTCTCTCTGGCGAAGGAGAGGGAGGCGCTCGAGAAGAAGCTGGAGGAGCTGGCCCAGACCTCCCTCGACGCTGAGAGGGAGATAGAGCGCCTAGAGGCGGAGCTGGTGGAGGTCAAGAGGGCGAGGGAGGAGTTGAGAAGCCTCCCACAAATCGGCGACGTGGAGAAGGAGTATTTCGAACTCCGGCAACTGGTGGCGGCGGCGGAGAGGGTGCCTCAGGAGGTGAGGAGCTACGATCCGGCGAGGCTGGAGGAGGCGAGGAGGAGGGCGGAGGACGCCGCCAGGCGGCTTGCTGAGGTGAGGTCTAGGCTTGAACTGCTTAGAGACGTGGTGAGGCTGGCGGGCCGCGCCGAGGGCGGCGTGTGCCCGGTGTGCGGCTCCCCCCTCCGCCCCGAGGCTGTCAGGAGGCACGAGCTGGAGGTGGCCGGGCTGGAGAGGGAGGAGAGGAGGCTGGCGGAGCTGGTGGAGGAGCTGAGGGGGGAGGTCAAGAGGCTTGAGGCGCTTGACAAGCTCTACCACGCAAACAAGGACTACGTTAAGGTGGACCTCGCCGCCGCGAGGAGGAGGCTGGCGGAGCTGGAGAAGGCCTACAACGAAAAGAGAGAGGTGGAGAAGAGGCGCGCTTACCTAACCGCCTTGGTGGAGAGAGAGGGCGATGTGGAGAAGAGGCTGGCGGAGGCGAGGAGGAGGCTGGCGGAGGCCGAGGCCAAGGTTGGGGAAGTCGGCGAGAGGCTCAGGGAGGTGGAGAAGGAGGCAGAGGAGGTGGAGAGAGAGCTGAGAGAGACCGAGGCTACGTACAGCCAGCTGGAGGAGAAATTCAAGGAGTACAACATATTATCCGGCCGGGTGGACACGCTACGGCGCCAGCTTGAGGAGGCCGAGCGCGAGCTGGGATCTATAGCCGGGGAGCTGGAAAAGGCCAAGACAGAGCTCGCGAAGCTAGACGGCGCGCTGGGCAAGGCCAAGAACATGCGGGCGGCGCTGGGCGAGGTTAAGCCGATGGCTAGGCAGATACTCCTCCGAGCCATAAACGAGGAGCTCAACCACGTATTCCTAAAACTGAGACACAAAGAATCCTTCAAGTCGGCGCATTTAGCCGACTCCAACGGCCGCTACGTGGTGAGGGTAGCCACACCCACCGGCTACATAGAGCACGGCCTGCTGTCGCTGGGAGAGCAGAACCTACTCGCCCTCTCGCTGAGAGTCGCCCTGGCGAGAGCCCTCCTCGGCGGGGCCCCCTTCATGATGTTCGACGAGCCAACCGAACACCTCGATGAACACCACCGCAGAAAAATTGTAGAACTAATCCGAGAACTCACCTCAGTGGTCCCCACAGTCATCGTAACGTCGCACCTAGGCGAATTCGAAGAAGTAGCCGACCAAGTCATCCAGCTCTAG
- a CDS encoding helix-turn-helix transcriptional regulator, which translates to MARAKTARADTDPRRVQLLKIIEELGVVTQGQLARLTGFSWGQLQWHLYVLERDGKVRRVSKNGVVYYVSARLTPSLLDLEEVG; encoded by the coding sequence ATGGCGAGGGCAAAAACAGCAAGAGCAGACACAGACCCCAGGAGGGTGCAACTCCTAAAAATAATAGAGGAGCTCGGTGTCGTGACCCAGGGGCAGCTAGCCAGACTAACCGGCTTCAGCTGGGGCCAGCTACAGTGGCACCTCTACGTCCTTGAGAGAGACGGCAAGGTGAGGAGAGTTTCTAAAAACGGCGTGGTGTACTACGTCTCGGCGCGCCTCACCCCGTCTTTGTTAGATTTAGAGGAAGTGGGTTGA
- the sixA gene encoding phosphohistidine phosphatase SixA: MSVYLVQHGLAFKESEDPERRLTPKGVEETERVARYLAERGVEVGEIIHSGRARARQTAEIFARHLKAPVREGDGLGPNDDPSIWAGRLAGVSYGIMLVGHLPHLSRLSSLLLVGNPDVEIILDTQVWQSSRGMARGGRWRGT; encoded by the coding sequence GTGTCTGTCTACCTTGTGCAACACGGCTTGGCATTTAAAGAATCTGAGGATCCCGAGAGGAGGCTTACCCCGAAAGGCGTCGAGGAGACCGAGAGGGTGGCGAGATACCTCGCGGAGAGGGGCGTGGAGGTTGGGGAGATTATCCACAGCGGCCGCGCCAGGGCCAGGCAGACGGCTGAGATATTCGCCAGGCACCTCAAAGCTCCTGTGAGGGAGGGAGACGGCCTCGGCCCCAACGACGACCCCTCGATCTGGGCTGGGAGGCTGGCCGGGGTTAGCTACGGCATAATGCTGGTGGGCCACCTGCCGCACCTGTCGAGGCTAAGCTCCCTCCTCCTCGTCGGCAACCCCGACGTCGAGATAATATTAGATACTCAGGTGTGGCAAAGCTCGAGAGGGATGGCGCGAGGTGGGCGCTGGCGTGGTACATAA
- a CDS encoding ATP-binding protein, giving the protein MRIGYVVATATPFEFVATLDPEKPISLYDYVVVDHVEYDPGRGEHVSARLLGQIVKLYRDPYSAKRDLPLYSVIRDVSENILEVQIAVVKVLGYAEGGELRQPKQPPRIGASVYLAEDADVEELFRVENGLCVGRLASRDVEICLDLNGVKRHIAVIAATGSGKTWFSVVLIEELLKKGAKIVVIDPHGEYVPIRDSIHRLGPYTARVVKVAEHHVGDLMYKIGVLDSDPEALANAAGVPPGAKKIRYAIYLAWSYAKKVKKAAGRPVGLAFLRRVLYTAMRGEGALNKLFQQYKVEGDFPMSDLKQLASKDRHAVFSALTYLKRLQRLGVFAPRSTPLAKMLGDITIVNLAGVNEEVQDYVVAHLVNRLFQARVRHVRGLRGVKLPWPVVLFVEEAHRFAPPKSLRKTRSYEALSRVASEGRKFGAYLVAITQRPSKVDPDIISQCQSQVIMRIVNPRDQEAVRESSELLAQEFLENLPGLDVGEAVVLGPLVRLPVVLKVRDRVLEYGGGDIDLAEAWRVDKTADVAQLWRRLYNSAPGPGVMLSAARLKVVQKLREGGRIKVKLLEGDREVEVVVEDGRPTCSVCGAGRPCHHVYKALEEVVEVL; this is encoded by the coding sequence ATGAGAATCGGCTACGTGGTGGCGACGGCGACGCCCTTCGAGTTCGTGGCGACGCTTGACCCCGAGAAGCCCATCAGCCTGTACGACTACGTAGTGGTTGACCACGTGGAGTACGATCCGGGGAGGGGGGAGCACGTCTCGGCGCGGCTCCTGGGGCAGATAGTCAAGCTGTACCGGGACCCCTACTCAGCCAAGAGGGACCTCCCCCTGTACAGCGTGATTAGAGACGTCTCTGAGAACATCCTGGAGGTGCAGATAGCTGTGGTGAAGGTGCTGGGCTACGCAGAGGGGGGCGAGCTGAGGCAACCGAAGCAACCCCCCAGGATAGGCGCCTCCGTCTACCTCGCCGAGGACGCCGACGTGGAGGAGTTGTTCAGAGTCGAAAACGGCCTCTGCGTGGGCAGGCTCGCCAGCCGGGACGTGGAGATCTGTCTAGACCTCAACGGGGTTAAGAGACACATAGCGGTCATAGCGGCGACTGGTAGCGGGAAGACTTGGTTCTCCGTGGTCCTCATAGAGGAGTTGTTGAAGAAAGGCGCCAAGATCGTTGTCATCGACCCCCACGGCGAGTACGTCCCAATTAGAGACAGCATCCACCGCCTAGGCCCCTACACGGCTAGGGTGGTGAAGGTGGCGGAGCACCACGTGGGGGACTTGATGTACAAGATCGGCGTCCTCGACAGCGACCCAGAGGCTTTGGCAAACGCCGCGGGGGTGCCCCCCGGCGCTAAGAAGATTAGATACGCCATATACCTCGCCTGGTCCTACGCCAAGAAGGTCAAGAAGGCCGCCGGCAGGCCCGTGGGCCTCGCCTTCCTTAGGCGGGTTCTCTACACGGCGATGAGGGGGGAGGGCGCGCTTAACAAACTGTTCCAGCAGTACAAGGTAGAGGGGGACTTCCCCATGTCCGACCTCAAGCAACTAGCCTCTAAAGATCGCCACGCTGTGTTCAGCGCGTTGACTTATTTAAAGAGGCTCCAGAGGCTGGGGGTCTTCGCCCCCCGCTCCACGCCCCTCGCCAAGATGCTGGGGGACATCACCATCGTCAACCTGGCGGGGGTCAACGAGGAGGTGCAGGACTACGTCGTGGCGCATCTCGTCAACAGACTGTTCCAGGCGAGGGTGAGGCACGTGAGGGGGCTGAGGGGGGTGAAGTTGCCGTGGCCCGTGGTGCTCTTCGTAGAGGAGGCTCACCGCTTCGCCCCGCCTAAGTCTCTGCGGAAGACAAGGTCCTACGAGGCGCTGTCCCGGGTGGCGTCTGAGGGCCGGAAGTTCGGGGCCTACCTAGTGGCCATCACCCAGAGGCCGAGCAAGGTGGACCCCGACATAATTAGCCAGTGCCAGAGCCAGGTGATTATGCGCATCGTCAACCCGAGGGACCAGGAGGCCGTTAGGGAGAGCAGCGAGTTGCTCGCCCAGGAGTTTCTGGAGAACCTCCCGGGGCTCGACGTGGGGGAGGCTGTGGTGCTGGGGCCCCTGGTGAGGCTCCCCGTTGTGCTGAAGGTGAGAGACAGAGTGCTGGAGTACGGCGGTGGGGACATAGACCTGGCGGAGGCGTGGCGGGTGGATAAAACCGCCGACGTGGCGCAGCTCTGGCGGAGGCTGTACAACTCGGCGCCGGGCCCCGGCGTAATGCTCTCCGCGGCGAGGCTCAAGGTGGTGCAGAAGCTGAGGGAGGGAGGCCGCATAAAGGTGAAGCTACTGGAGGGGGATAGGGAGGTGGAGGTGGTGGTGGAGGACGGGAGGCCCACGTGTAGCGTCTGCGGCGCGGGGAGGCCCTGCCACCACGTCTACAAGGCGCTGGAGGAGGTGGTGGAGGTTTTATGA
- the surE gene encoding 5'/3'-nucleotidase SurE, translated as MRILVTNDDGIHSPGLRLLYQFAAALGEVDVVAPESPKSATGLGITLHKPLRMYEADLCGFKALATSGTPSDTVYLATLGLGRRYDLVLSGVNLGDNTSLQVILSSGTLGAAFQAALLGIPALAYSAYVGDWGEVMNDKEALEIMGSVVVSSASFVMKRGMPRGVDVISVNFPQRVKRGVRARLVKAAKLRYAQLLEERTDPRGVKYYWLYGRDLAPEPDTDVYVVLREGNIAITPLTLNLNAVDLEAKVDLDAVREFVEYVNASL; from the coding sequence GTGAGGATACTTGTCACCAACGACGACGGCATCCACAGCCCGGGCCTGCGGCTTCTCTACCAATTCGCCGCGGCTCTGGGGGAGGTGGACGTGGTGGCGCCCGAGTCGCCCAAGTCTGCGACGGGGCTCGGCATCACCCTCCACAAACCCCTGCGGATGTACGAGGCCGACCTCTGCGGCTTCAAGGCGCTGGCCACTTCCGGCACGCCTTCAGACACCGTCTACCTAGCCACTCTGGGCCTCGGCAGGAGGTACGACCTGGTGCTGTCCGGCGTGAATCTAGGCGACAACACCTCGCTACAGGTTATACTCTCCTCCGGCACGCTGGGAGCGGCGTTTCAAGCCGCGCTCCTCGGCATACCGGCGCTGGCATACTCGGCATACGTGGGAGACTGGGGGGAGGTGATGAACGACAAGGAGGCTCTGGAGATAATGGGGTCTGTGGTGGTCTCCTCAGCCAGCTTCGTCATGAAGCGGGGGATGCCGCGGGGCGTCGACGTAATTAGCGTAAACTTCCCCCAAAGAGTGAAGAGGGGGGTGAGGGCCCGGCTTGTAAAAGCGGCGAAGTTGAGATACGCGCAGTTGCTGGAGGAACGGACTGACCCCAGGGGGGTTAAGTACTACTGGCTGTACGGCAGGGACCTAGCCCCCGAGCCCGACACAGACGTATACGTGGTGCTGAGGGAGGGAAACATAGCCATCACGCCTCTCACTCTTAACCTAAACGCCGTAGATTTAGAGGCCAAGGTCGACTTAGATGCCGTCAGAGAGTTCGTGGAGTACGTAAACGCCTCGCTATGA